The region GGGCAGGCTGGGTGGAGCACTGGGGCAAGAGGCGAGTGAAAGGAGGTGAGGGCAGGGCTGAACACAGAGGTGGGCGGGGGCGGTCAGGCTGAGGGGCTCTAGCCTTCTCTAGAGCTCCTATCCCAGCACCGACCCTTACAGAAGACCCACGGTTTGCTCTGCTATATTCTAAGTTGTCCACATTCCTACCAGACTATGCGCTCTTTTAGAGCAGGGACAgtctatttcccagagtttggtGCAGTAAGTCATATATCATACAAACGTCATAAATATTTGTGCTAGAGAAAAAAATTACGGCAACATACCAGCATTTATTTGGCTCAGCTTTGACCAGCTCAGATCCCTGGGACTGAAAAACAGAAGTGCCCAAGGTGTAGACTGTGGCATTAGGTGGGCTTGAATTTGAATCTAACTCTTGGAAACTAATTTACTACCATCCAGTGTCCTCTAGTATACACTGCAGAGGAAAATTACATACAATTATGTTTTGTCCTATGCTTAGCAAAATGTCCTGGCCATGTTATCTACAAAATTACCCTGACAGTCTTGGTCCCCtcatcctggtttttttttttctttataacactTATCACTGAGGTTATATTGTATAATATTAATGTGTTTGCTCATTGTCTCCTCCCTCTACTCTCCATCCCACTAGAATGTATGTTTCATGAGGGCAAGGGTTCAATCTGCTGCAATCATCTCCATATTCTCAGCACCAAGAAAGTCCTCAGTACCTAACAGGCCCCCAGTGAATATTTGATGGGTGTGgactgatggatggatgaacaggtGGATGTATAGGGATGGATGGCTAGATAGATAAAATTTGATGCTTGGATAAATGAAGGGATGGTTAGATAGGCATGTggagagctcaataaatgttggttattattaatttcatattttttcaattaCTTCCCTTTGTATTAGGAGCCCCATTGGGTGGCTCACTTGTACCTGCTTGTGTCGTGAGCCTGCTTGCCTTTTTCATCCGTGGTATCTGCCACGGGCTCCTCAAGCTCCTAGCCTAACATCATGTGTCAGTTCCAAGGCCTTTTGGTGATACCATCCTTCCCGCTGTGTTCTGGGGAGGCAAGAAGTCTActtgagaattttacttcttattCTGCCAGGAAATTGTTTCTTACTAGAACCTGACATCCCAGAAGTTTCTCAGCTTCATACCTGATGAAGCCAACCTCAAACTGACAAGTTTCCCAGCAACAATGGGGTAATTGCACTTCAAAGCATATATTTAGCTCTTGTTTTCAATCTGTACAGAAAAGATGGTTGATGACTTTGACTTAAGAACAAAACCCTACCTTCAGATTTGTTTGACTGGTGCTCTCCCTCGAGAGAGTGAACTTAGGAATAGAACATGGAGCTATGCTCTTGGTAATAGTGATTAGAAGATTTTGGAATCTGGCAAATCTAGGcttgaatcctggttctgcccCTTACTAGCTCTGTGTCCTGGGAAGATAACTTAACCtttatgagcctcagtttcctttataaAATATTGCTTCCTCCCTTAATATGCATTTATTCAGCACCTATGAAGTTCCAAGCATTGTGCTAGACTTTAGAAGTACCGCCAGTGAGCAAAATTCACACATGGCCTCATACTCACAATGTTATACTTTCTCTGGTTGCAAAACTACTTAACAAATAATGATGCAAAGGGGAAGGATACGGTGTGATGGGAAGCTACAATGGGGAGACAATCTAGCCAGGACAGTAAGAGAAGGTTAACTGAGAAAGTAAGGGTTAAACTGAGTCAGGCAAAGAAAAGATGCGGTGAGTGGGTtgcaaggaaagaagaaaaagtttgaGGTTTTATTGAGCTATGGTTTAGAACTAGAGATGAAGATTCTGCTTTCATAAGAGGTTTGGTGAGATTCTTGGAATGTCATGCCACTCTGGGGACAAAGTACACAGAATTCAAGATAAGGCAATTACCCCAACTTCTGCATAAAATCTTGATGTTTTCTAGCATTGGGAACAGCATCATGTGAACCTGATTTTGGACCTtcacatattttggagattaatcctttattGGACTTATCATTTGTAAGTGCTTTCCTCCATTCAGTAGgttctctttttcttattgatggtttcctttgctgtgcaaaacctttaagtttaattaggtctcatttgtttatttttgctttggttttctttgcctgaggagacagagccaaaaaaaaaaatactgctgagatttatgtcagtgttctgcttatcttttcttctaggaggttgtttctggtcttacatttaggtctttaatcaattttatttttgtttatggtatgagaaaaatgttctaatttcattctcctACATGTAGATGTCCAGTTTTTCCCAGTActacttattaaagagactgtcttttctcccttgtatatttttgccttctttgtcatagattaattgaccataagtgcgtgagtttatttctgggctctctataccatttcattgatctatgtgtatGTTTTGTACaaacaatttttaattaattgtcaatatttaaaaattttgagattcaccacaaaaatcagaaaaaaatttattacaCTGGGGTCCATATCTCCCAGTAGAACTGGGCAGAGGCAGTTCCCTATGGAACTTCCCACATATTATCATCGAGCCTGCCTACTTGCTCTCTGTGGACCTTGAGTTTGAGGTCCTCTCATTTCAAAGATGAACTGCAGTCCACAGAAGTTTCCAGAGGTGGCTAGGTGGTTAAGAACAGCAGAGCTAATATCATAGTTAGTATCTTAAGGAGTGCTTCTACCAGCAGGTTAGGAGGCATTTTTCACTCAGGTGGACATTTTCAAGCAATAATTCCAAACATGTGATGAACTGCCTTGTCCTCAAACAGCCTGGCCTCATAGCACTGCTTAATTCACATTTAAATTACACTGGGAACAAATACATTGCACAATGTTCAGCTCCAGGTTGCAGAGAAAAACATACTAATAGAGCTCTGCAATTACGAGTAATTTTTCTCTgaatccttctctttctctcccactctGGATTAATGATTGCCTTCACAAAGAGTCCACATGAGCTTTCAGAGCCAAAGGAGTAAACAAGAGGACATGCATTAACGGGGCGAGCTGGTTACCTCCCACGCCTGAATATAGAGCTTTTAGAAATGGAATTTTTTAGATGTGCTTCTCCTACAAATATCAGGTGAACATAATCTCTGAGGCCGGGGTGTTGGGTGGAATGACATTCACATCAGTCATGGAGTAAATATCCAGGAGCAttaaagagggaagaaaacatcAGTCCAATTCCTTTGAGGGGCAGAGGACTTACTATGTGCCTAGTTTTGTGCACAATGCTTTCACAGGTTTTAGTTTATTTCCTTTGCACAACTCACAAGGttgtgaacaggaaaaaaaaaaaaaagcaagcaaggaaAGACACAGTATTAAACCTACATTTTTTGATTCTGGGTTCATTTTGGTGATATCAGGTAGATCTGGGGGAGAATCCCAGCCCCAGTGATCCCAGTGTGTGACCTCAGGTTAATTATTTCATGGTGCTGAGCTTCATCTGGTCCTCGTCTTTTAAATGCCCTATGCTAGGTACAcagtaattgttttgttttgtttttttttctttcagttagaCTATGTGGTTTCCTCACTGGGGTTACTAACATtgaatacaatttaaaaagcacTGGGGCTGGTATTCGAAAATTTGGATTCTAGTTCCTACTCTGTCCTTTCCTGGTAAGACTCATAAGGAAATTATCTGGCTTTTTTCAATAAGTAGAAAAACATTGCACATGGCAATataattcaaaatgtattaaaggttataaaatgaaaagcGGGTCTTCTTCCCCATTAAACagtcattgcctttcttggagGCAATGCCTATTAACATTTACTTGAATATCCTTCTAGAAGAGTTTTGTACTATGCATatacaatcacacacacacacacacacactaacccTCAAATGGAAGCGGACTTAAAAGAAGCCTTGGAGATATCGTGTGTTGGCCCGCATCacctcattattattttaatgtaccTAAGCCCATATTGATAGTCATTTAGGTAATTTCCAGTCTTCtgttaataatagtaatagctaatatttatggaTTGTTTggaatgtgccaggcactattctaagtactttgtatgtattaactcatttaatataACCACCCTGAATAGAAGCTATTATCATCGTCCCCATTTCACGTCTGAGGACAATGATGCCCAGAGGGCTTGCCCCTCAGACACACAATGAATAGCAGAGGTAGAATGAACAATGCTGTAACACATCTTTGTCTGCGCAGTTTTGTGCACATTTGTCAGAATAGCTAGCAAATGATGGCTCTTAACAGCAGTAGTGTAATCAAATTGCATTTTTGAAAGATCAATATGATAGCAGGGTGGAGAATGGACTCATCTTACGGCACCTGTCACACTCTGCTGTGCatttccctgccccccaccatctCCCTTGTTCGATTATGAGCTTCTTAAAGGTAGGGATGCTGTACCCCAGGGATTGGCACTGAGGAAGGATATTGCTGACCCTGAATAACATGTGtgaataattatttgaaaaaataaggaaGCCTTCAAAGGTAATGACAGTTGGTATTTGGGCAGGATTTTAAAGGGTGAATAAAATTCTGATGgtcagaaaatggaagaaaatttttcttctttgtatgaagaaacaacaaaggaaaaaccaCATAGGATGTTCGAGGCTGTCTGGGAAAAAGGGTGCATGGTGTGATATGCTCACAGAGAAGACCAGAAAGGAAACTTGGAGGCAGACATGGGGGATTACTTGAGGGACGTTACTCTGAGGGACAGGACAGAGCAACTATGAATGCACCCATGTAGACCCAGGACACTGGCGTCAGTTAAATGTTTTGAATCCCAGTTTATAAAATTGTATTCATCTCCATACTAGGTTTCTCTcctccacttttcacttttcagcaTCATAATGGATGGCAGGTTTTTCAGTATCAGTAGCCTGAAAAAACATCATATCAGTGCAGTGGgcatattttcagttttcatttattttaatcctcaccaactccctgaattcACTGGttgacatatttatttttctaagttcTGGGCCTGTGGGTCCAGGTTTATAGATGTAGCTTATAGATGTTCAATTCCCATTCATTTATATGCAAACATACCTCTCAGTGGATTTTGTTACATTTCTGTTAATCTTGAATTTCATGAAGTTATGTAGATATCTGACaacacatattattttaaatacatgctAACGTTTTTCGACACTTGATTGTTGATCCTAGCTAATATATGCACAATAAGATTCAAATTAGAAATTAGTTCTGCTAGCCGCTCTTACTATGTATCAGCACTGCCCAAGCGGAATACAAAGCGAGCCAAATATGAGTCACAAATACGATTGAAAATTTTCCACTAGTcacactttaaaaagcaaaaagaaatataaaattagtaTGTTTCACTTTATCCACTGTTTCTAAAATATTATCTCAACatgtaataaacattaaaattatgaGATATTCTACTTCCATTCTTTTCATAATAATGTATGGTATATTTACAATACACCTCACTTTGGACTAGCCATATCAAATGCAGAAGTTACATAAAGCTAGAGGCCACTATATTGGATAGTGCAAAAACTAGAAGCTATAGGTTCCAGCTTCTTTGAATAACACTATTAGCTGGAAGAACTGTTAGACTGGTTTACATCTTCCCTGCTCCAAGGTAACAATGTAAAGCTTATTTCAAGCTTATAATTATTTGGGGGAGAGATCTACTAAGTCTCTAGGCATAAAAGATTCCAACCATGTAAACTCTTCAGGGAAAAGTTATCCAACACctcattctctcttctctgtttctAAACCATCGTGTGTGCTTTGTATAGTCAATTTGCTTCTTTGCCTCTCTCCAGGATTCTAGGGAGGCTCTGAGAAAGCTTCCTTTAATAGAGAACAGAGGTGTCAACTCACTTGTCCTTGGACTAGTCATCTTAGAATGGACGTAATTGTGGTGGTTAAAGAGCACCAATTATGCTGCAGAACACCTGGCTTCAAATGTTGGCTCTGCTGCTTACTGGTTTTGTAACATTTATCAACCTGCAAAATGGGCATAACAGTATCTGCTTCACTGGATTGTCATGAGGATTAAGTAGTATGATGTAGAACATTGACATGtgcaaaaattatagaaatatttgCTCTAATGTGCTATAGAAACAATGGCATTTAGATAGACTgtataaatatttactataatttaaaaatatttttactaagcATTTCTTGCAACATTAAATCTCCTCCTTTCCCTTTCTAAAGTGTAGTATTTGTCACTTAGTAATCCCTTTGCTCCtctacaaagaaaaacaatgagtgCAACACATTTTTCCAAGGAGAATTCACCTGGAAAATAGCcaagatattttcttttagaaatggaaTTACTCCATTAGGGATGTTacctaagaaatattttaaaaatagaatacatAAAAAGCAATATGGCAGAACCACTTAGATATTTTCTAGTGGTTGAGAATTGATTTGAAAGTGAAtaggagaaattttaaataattgtctATTTAAAAGGAGCCACTGAATGAATTTTCTAAGCTCAAAATTTTGACTCTACTATGTGATAGATGTTTATGATTCCTCCTCAATGATGTGCTTCTCCCCTAAAAATCAAGTTATAAGAAGGCATTTTGTAAACATTTaagttgttcaataaatatttatccaaTAAGAGATATTTTATGGAGAAAAATCACTAGACTTAGAGCCTCTCCACTTCTCtttaactgaaaaaagaaaaacacttgaaAACAAGGATGTGTATAGATACATATTCTCTCACTCAAAGAAAATTATgttcaaatataaaatgaatcttaaaataaaaagcttcctTTGAAATTTCTGATTTCAAATCCCACCTGTTTCTCCCCTTACCTTCCATTTCCAGTACTTTTTCCTATTtccagtactttttttttcttaaattggggtataactgctttacaatggtATGCTAGTTCTGTTATACAAagaagtgagtcagctatatgtatacatatgtcccttccctcttagacctccctcctccccattctACCACTCTAGGTCACCATAGATCACCAAGCTAAGCTTCTTGCACTATATCCCAGGCTCCCACCAGCTAtcagttttacacatggtagtgtatgtatgtcaaacCCAATCttcaattcatcccaccatcCCCTTCCCCAATCCCTGGGTCCACCTGATCTGTcttgtctgcatctctattcctgccctgcaaataggttcatctgtaccgtttttctagatttcacgtatatgccttaatatacaatatttgtttttctctttctgacttaacttcactctgtataacagactctaggttcatccattaTCCAGTAGTTCTTGAGGAAAGACTTTTGAGGCAGAGTTTGCTTTTCACCACCCACCTCCAAGACAGCAGCAAGATGAGCCAGTAACCTCTTCAAAGATGCCTGGAGTTCTTCCCGAATCAGCCCAGGAAAGGTGATGGATATAAACTAGCTCTGCATTGCAGGGACCCATGAACCACCCCCACCCAGCTAATTTCAAGAGGGCATAGGCTTCCGTACCTAAAATTCTTATTAGAAATCTTCACCAGTTGTGACTGGCAACGGGTAATTGTTGTTGTCGTTGAGCGAAAAAGAAATTATTACAGCTGACTGCATGCAGGAAAAGCTTTATTAAGTCATGgaactattataattttttttaaacagggatATAGAATactcaaacatttttaaatgacctATGAAACAACTGGCATATATTTAGTAAGCAAGATCCACTTTAACAATTCTCTCTGCTCCCACCCTCAATGCTCAACTATaggacattcatttatttatcatgtTTAGTATTTCTGTCTCACAGCCATCTGTCAGAGCTTTTGCTGCAAAAACGTGTTTTTTAACAATTACATACACAATGGGGAGATATGATTAGACATTTACAGGACTTGAAATGTTTAAGAATAATACACAATAATAGGATTACAAGAAGGGCAGTGGTATCTTTCAATTCGTTTTGCCATTTCCAGTCTCTTTTTCAAACATTAATCTCTAAAGTCCATCCAAGTCCCATCCTTGAAATGCATCctgttccttttttcctctcctcctccaatGTCCATTATTTTAACAATTTGAGTTCTCTCGCCTGGGGAAAAGGAAAGTTATTCACTCACAAGGGACATTTATTGACATCTAATTGTTACAACCCAAACCACAGCACACAAGTCAGTCATGTACAGGTGACACAGCACGATGGGGTCGGTCCGTGTTTTCGGCACactgaaggagaggaggggcgCGATCTCTAAGGCTCAGGGTTCACATGACGATGCACTTGCCCAGCAGCTTCTCGGCGGTCTTGGGGATCTGGGATTTCTTCTGCGGAGGCTGCGCGCCGGCGggggctgcggcggcggcggcgggcttCTTCTCGAAATTGATCAGCAGCTGGAACAGCTCCTGGACGTTGATATTCATCTTGGCCGAGGTCTCCAAGAAGGCGCAATTCCACTCGCACGCATAGGCAGCACCTTCCTTCTCACTCACCTCCCGACGGCTCTCATCGCACTTGTTGCCCACCAGGATGACGGGGCACTTTTGCGGGTTATTACCTTTGAGTTGACGGATCAGCTCATAGAGAGGCTTCAGCTCCTCCAGGGTTTGCTTCCTGGTGATAGAATAAACCAGGATGAAGGCGTGACCCCTGGCAATGGCAAGGCGCTGCAGGCCCCGGTAGCGGCGGCCACCGGTGGTGTCGGTGATGTGCAGCGCACCCGCCTTGTGGCTGCAGCCTAGCGCCTGGCGGTAGGTATCTTCGATGGTCGGCAGGTACGCCTCACGGAAGTTGCCGCGCACCCACCTTTGCACCAGCGCGCTCTTGCCCACGCCGGCCGAGCCGAGCACCACCACACGGAAATCTCTGCTCCTTCTCTGGGGCAGGCAGGTGCGGATGACGATCACAGTCGGCAGAGGCCGCAGCCGCTTCATCAGGCGTTCCTTGAGGCCGAAGCAGGAGTTGCCCATGGTCAGGTATTAGCTGAGAGGTGCGTGTACTGCTTCTCAGGCACTTGGCCAGCAGTGAGGGACGCCTacggaggagagaagagaggatgtGTGAGGGGTGGGAGTCTAACTCGGAATGATGTCTTGTCGCAGCGCCTGCCTGGggacatggggtggggagggggggggcagggggtggtgtcTGCCTCAACTCGCTCGCtaaccccaccctcctccctcctcccacttccctcctccctcctccattcTCTGCGGTGAGCTGTCTCTCTGCCCACCACGGGAACCCACCAAAGGCAATgcgggtggggaggagggcaggagcgCCCCGAGCCTCTTCTTCCAATGATACCTGTTTGTTACTTTCGCGGTGGCTACgcacctatttttattttatcatgccACACGACAGAATACTGCAAGAACGGACAGCTTGCCAGCCCTTAAAACATGCATATCCAAGCGATGTTAGCAAACATTTTCACCCTAAATAAGCTCTTGCTGTCTTCTTTCCTGCAGTATTAAAAATTATGCCTATATCTGACAAGGATCGACCACTGCGGGCAAGGGTAGGTTGCCGCAGACACCGCGATCCAGGGTGTGGTCACGGGGGGcagtgcggggggggggggcgcccaGGAAGCCCACAGGGACCAGGATTCGTAACGCTAACAGAGACCCCTAACCTGCAGCAACTGTCCCCAGGTACCCGCTTCCCTGATAACGTGCCCACTGCTTTCCACCCCGCGATAATCCAGGCTGGTTCGCTCGCTACACCTTGCGTTTGAGTGCCCCAAAAAAGGCAAATGATAGTTTTTACCTCTTTCCGAGGCGGGAACCGCGCGGCAAATTCGCTCCTTGCCCAGGTGGCT is a window of Ovis aries strain OAR_USU_Benz2616 breed Rambouillet chromosome 1, ARS-UI_Ramb_v3.0, whole genome shotgun sequence DNA encoding:
- the DIRAS3 gene encoding GTP-binding protein Di-Ras3 isoform X1: MGNSCFGLKERLMKRLRPLPTVIVIRTCLPQRRSRDFRVVVLGSAGVGKSALVQRWVRGNFREAYLPTIEDTYRQALGCSHKAGALHITDTTGGRRYRGLQRLAIARGHAFILVYSITRKQTLEELKPLYELIRQLKGNNPQKCPVILVGNKCDESRREVSEKEGAAYACEWNCAFLETSAKMNINVQELFQLLINFEKKPAAAAAAPAGAQPPQKKSQIPKTAEKLLGKCIVM
- the DIRAS3 gene encoding GTP-binding protein Di-Ras3 (The RefSeq protein has 1 non-frameshifting indel compared to this genomic sequence) codes for the protein MGNSCFGLKERLMKRLRPLPTVIVIRTCLPQRRSRDFRVVVLGSAGVGKSALVQRWVRGNFREAYLPTIEDTYRQALGCSHKAGALHITDTTGGRRYRGLQRLAIARGHAFILVYSITRKQTLEELKPLYELIRQLKGNNPQKCPVILVGNKCDESRREVSEKEGAAYACEWNCAFLETSAKMNINVQELFQLLINFEKKPAAAAAPAGAQPPQKKSQIPKTAEKLLGKCIVM